AGTTGAGATTATCATTTGCCTTAGCTGGATTTTTTGGGATATTTGGTAGCGCAAATGCTGCTGGACTATGCTTTCAGGGCGATGATGAGCATTGCTTAAGCGGTAGGTTTGGTGTAGGCGGACTATACTCAAATTTTAGCGGAAGCGGTGCTGGCGTGAATAACTATGGTGGCTTTGTAAATGTCGAAGTAACCGAAGCATATAAAAGATTTCAAGCTATGCTTGGCATAAGGGTAGAGGGCGGAGGTGCTAGCTTCAAAGGAAGCACACTAGCCAATCTAGGCTTAGGCTCTGCGTTTTTTGGCGAAGAGACAAAAGTCAAGCTAGGTGCAAATGTGCTTACCAAAAGAGTGCCACTTTTTATAAATTTCGTATTTGGCAATGAGTATTACAGCACAAATCTTGACACAGTGCAAAAAAGAGGCTTTGAAAGGCTTATTTTGAATCTAGGCTTAGAGCTACAAGGTGCTATCCCACTAGGTGGAAAATCTCGACTAGAATATAGTGCTGGCGCAAGTGCTGTAAGTGCGTATTATGTGCTTGCCAAAACTTACGAAGCACGGTCTAGGGTAGATGATTTTGGGCTAGGTGTGAGTGCTAGCGTAGGCTTTGCAAACGAGATAAATGACCGCTATGAGTGGTATGCGCGTGTTGTCGGCAAGTATCAAAAGCTAGGCACATCTAAAGGCGTGCCGTTTTATCAAAATGGTGGGGTAGCTAACGCTACTACGATAAACTATCCTGCTAGCAACAACTTCGCTGGAATGCTAGAAGTCGGGCTTGGGTTCTAAAGGAGTGTAGATGAGATACTTTGGACTTAGTCTATTGTTTGTTTTTGGGATTTTGCAAGCTCAAGGTGCGGTGCAAAGTCCTGCACCGCAGTCTGTGCAAGGTAGTGCCTCTAACATAGAGCAAGGTGCTATGTCAAAGCCTTATGCCGAGTTCCTCTTTGGCACACAAAATCTAAGCAATCTAAATGTGGAGATTTTATCCCAAAAAGAGCTAGAAGAGACACAAGGTGAGTTTTTTGGCTGGCTTGGCAAATGGATTTCAAGGCTAAATATATGTTGCCTTATAAGCAGACCTGTGCAGGTTGTTAAGTAGCTTTATCTGTCATTACCACACATTTTTTTCAAAAAACACAATGTGTGGTGTTTTTGTTGTAAAAGCTAGTGCTTTAATCGTTGGTGCGTTGTGATACTTGCAATAATACGACTTGCCTTATTTAGACAAATCAAGTAGGGATTAAATCCCTGCTTGGCACATATAATCAAAAGGAGTCAAGAAATGACACTGATTCACAAGCAGGATATGCTAAACAAGCTACATAAAAAACAAAAAGGATTTTTTGGAAAACCAAATATCGCAAAACAAGCAAGCAAAATCCTTTTTGTTTTGGGCATAGGTGGACTTTCTAGTCTAGAGGCTGTTGGGCTGTGCTTTCAGGGAGATGAGGAGCATTGTCTATCGGGTAGGTTTGGTGTGGGTGCAAGCTACTTACACCTAGACTCATCGCAAGCAAAGGCACAATCTTATGGTGGGTTTGTCAATGCTGAAGCGACAGAGTCCTACAAGCGATTTCAGGCGTTGCTAGGTATCCGCTTGGGACTTGGTGGGATTACATATAGTGGGGCTACATTTGATAGCTTAGGTAGAGAAGAGCTAGCCCTAAACACAGATGTAAAAATCAAGCTAGGACTAAATATACTCACAAAAAATATCCCGCTTTTTGTAAATATAGTGCTGGGCGATGACTATTTGGGGGCTTCTTCGGCGAGCGGCACTACTTCTAAAGGGTTTAATAGAAATCTATTTTATGGTGGGCTAGAGCTGCAAGGAGCTGTGCCTGTGTCTAGCAAAGGGCGCATAGAGTATAGTGCTGGGTTTAATGCCATAAGTGGCTGGTATGAGCTAGGCAAGACTTATGGAGCAAAGTCTGGGCTAAAAGGCTTTAGCTACGGAGTGTCCGCAATTCTAGGCTATTCCCAAGACATAGATGAGCGCAAGGAATGGTATATCAAAGCCATTGGCAAATATGAAAATCTAGCGCAATCTAGGGCTGTCCCTTTCTATGCGACTTATGAGGGAAATCCAAATCCAAGTAGTTATAGAAGCTTTGGTGCTAGTCAAAATTTTGGCTTGATGATTGAAGCGGGGATTGGGTATTAGCATTTATCGCATTTCTTAGAGATTTTGCAAAAAGCAAAATCTCTGCATATATTATTCAAGGAATATCAAGTAATGCAAAACATTATTTATCATTTTAGATTTTTTAAAATCACTAGGATTTTTGCGCTATCTTTTGCTATGAGTGCAAGTAGCATAGTAGCACACGCAAAATCTGTAAATGTCGATGAGATAATGACAAAAAGCAATGACTTTAAGCTAATCACTTCTTTTTCTTATATAAATCTTTTAAGCAAAAATGCCTTTAGCGGAATCGCACAGATTCAGCTAGGTAATAATTCTCAAATCTCTGTGCCCATATCTACCACGACAAATCAAGACTATCTCGCTTTCTCTCTTTATGCGCGATATGGCGTGTATAAGCGTGTGGAAATCTTTAGCACAGTAAATGCTTTTTGGCAGCATAGTGTCGCAAAAAATGACATTACAAACACTTATGCTAGCAATAGCACAGGGGACTTTGGCTCGTGGAATGTAGGCGTGCTTGTAGAAGCAAAGCGTGAGGGCAAAGCCCCCGCACTTATGCTAGGAGCGAGTATGGACATCATAGAGAGGGCTTACTATCAAAGCGGGGCAAAAAACCTCCAATACGCCAAAAACTACAATTTCTTTGCGACAAGCTACTATACGATTGACCCTATCGTGCTAGCACTGCAAGCTAGCTTTTCGCTAAGCCTCGAAAAATCCCACCTATCCCAAAGTATAGACAATGGAGAGCGTATCTCACTGCGCCCTATGGTGTATTTCGCTGTGAATCCATACATATCACTAAATGCTGGCATAAGCTACCAATACCAAACCCGAGATAATGTAAATGGTAGCTACCTAGCCCCGCTTGGCTCTTCGCTCGGGCTAAATCTAGGGCTAGCTTATGAGATAATGGCAAATCTTATTTTGTTTGCAGATGCGGAGTTTCGCGAAAATGCGCAGTATAAGACAAGCTCGATTTCACTTATGCTATCTTATAAAATCTAAAAAATGATAAGAAAAATTTTTGCTTGTTGGTTTGTGCCTTGCTTCGTAGCGTTTGCAGAAGTGGGACAATCTAGTCAATCTAGCGCGCCACAAATATCTAGCGAACCACAAGTAGAATCAAGCACACAAAAATCTAGTCAAGCAGAATCTAACAAAGTGGATTCTAGCCAAGCAGATTCTAGTAAGGCAAAATCTAGCGAAGTAGAATCTAGCAATACAAAATCTAGTAAGGCTAGCAAGCAAAAATCTAGCAAATCTAAAAACACTAGCAAGCAAAAATTTAGCGTGCATATTTTTAGTTCCCCTTTGTTTTCGCCTCCATTTGCCCCGATTACAAAAGATAGGCAAATCACAAGCTGGAGTGAAATGCGTGATAAAAATCTCACAAAGCAAGAGTATGATTATAGCTGTGGTGCTGCTTCGCTATCAAGTATTTTGGAGCATTATTATGGGCTAGAAAACGCAAGTGAAAAAGAGATTTTGGATACGGTGCTACTAAAAAAGGGAATCGACATAAACCAAAAAGAAGAAATACAATTTGATGATGAGATGAAGCAAAAGGCGCATTTGTCGTTTTATGATATGGTGGGATATGCGGAGGATAGAGGGTTTAGGGCGTTTGGGTTGGCAGTGGATTTGCCCGCACTATATGAGCTAAAAGCCCCTGTCATCATCTATGTCAAGGTGCGAAATATTGAGCATTTTAGCGTGCTAAAAGGGATAGATTCTAAGTTTGTGTATTTGGCTGACCCGAGCTTTGGCAATATCAAGGTGAGTGTTGCAAAATTTGTAGAGATGTTTTATCCCAAAAAGACAAGGCAGGAAACAAGAGAGGAAAAACAGCAAGCAAAGCTAGCAAAAAAACCTAAAAAATCTTATAACGATGAAGCAGAATCTATGATGATGCAAAATCACTCCCAAAATCGTCTAATGAGGGGCAAGATAATGGCGATAGTGCCAAATATGCAATCCCCACAAAATCAAGCCCCACAAAATGAAAATCCGCAAAATCAAAATCATCAAAATCAAAATAGCCAAGATTTGACTACACAAGAAAATATAGCGCAAAACAACGATTTCACACAAGAAAAATCAACGCAAAATGACTTTGGGCAAAAAAACTTCGCACAAGAAAATTTGACGCAAGAAAAAAAGGACAAAGACTCTCTAGATAAATCTGCACAGGCAGATTCCACGCAAGCAATTCCACAAGCAATCCCGCAAGCAAAATCAAACACAAAACCAAAGATAAATGCAGAATTTATGAAGCTAGAAAAGCACTCTGGATTTGTCTATGAGGGCATAAAAGATATGCTATTTCTAAGGCAGTGATATGCCTATTTATGCTAGGGCAAAAATCTTGCAAAAACTTTTTATCAGTTTTTTACTTAAATTTTTTTTTCAAATTAAAAAAAACTTCTTTCAAAAATACTTCAAAAATTTAAAACCCCCACTTGAAATCTGCTAAAACTTTTTTGAAACTTCTTTGAGATTTTGCTAGATTTTGCAAGCTAAATTTTGCAAAACTTCGCTTGATTCTCGCACTTGAAGCGACATATCACAATGCACATTTTACATAGATTTTACAAAAGCCTGCTAGTTGCTTTTACACTGCGTTGTTATGATTTCGCTGTGTTTGGATTGCGTATGTTGCAAATTCGCACAAGTAAATCAAATCAACAAAAGGAGATACAATGTTGAAAAAAGTTCCACAAACAATCAAAATCGCTCAAATAATCGGGCTTATCTCTTTGGTGCTAGCTTCTTTGGCTTTAAGCGGAGGATTGCTAAAGGCTTCACAAACGGGCAAAATCAATGTGATTTCGCGCGAGGACGGCTCTGGCACAAGGGGCGCGTTTGTAGAGATTTTTGGGCTACTTGAGTCCCAAAACGGCAAAAAAGTAGACACCACAAGCCTAAAAGCAGAAATCACAAACTCTACCGCCGTAATGCTAACAAGCATAGCAAATGATAAAAACGCAATCGGCTATGTCTCTCTAGGCTCGCTAAAATCAATAGTAAAGGGCGTAAAAATTGACGGCGTTGCGCCAAGCGTGGAAAATATTAAGAGTAAAAAATACGGCATTTCGCGTCCGTTTAATGTCGTAATGAAGGCAAAATTTATGAGCGAATCTATCAGTAAAGCCACGCTTGTAAGGGACTTTTTGGATTTTAGTAGGGCAAATGTCGCGGTAATCACAAAGGCTGGATATATCCCGCTTGAGCTAGGCAAAGACGCCAAAAAAGCAGGTAGCAACAATCTAAGTGGCAAAATCATAATCGCAGGCTCAAGCTCTATAACACCGCTTATGGAAAAACTAAAAGAATCATACACTGCGCAAAATCCAAGCGTGAATATTGAGATTTTGCAATCCGATTCGACAACGGGCATAAACTCTGTGGTGCAAGGAATCGCCGACATTGGAATGGTAAGCCGTGAGCTAAAGGACAAAGAGTTAAGCTCGGGTGTAAAGGCGGAAGTTTTAGCCATTGATGGCTTAGCTGTGATAGTGAATCCACAAAACACCATAAGCGATTTGAAAAAAGAGCAAGTAAAAGATATTTTTAGCGGCAAAATACTTAAGTGGGAAGAGCTAGCAAAATAGTATGACTTAAAATGGAAGGGACACCTAAAATAATTTTCTAAGCGTAAAAATCTCACAAAATCTCACAAAAAAGGAGTGTCTATGCAAATTTTTGCCCAAAAGATTTTGCAACTACTAGATATGAAAAAAAAGATTTTACCTGATTTTTTTGCGCAAAATATTTTTCCACAAAATCAGTTTTTGAGAGATTTTATCACGCGAGAAAATGACAAAAAAACTTCACAAAAAAATCCAAAATCCCCCAAAAAACCAAAGAAACCCAAAAATCATATTGTTAGATTTTTTGCGTTGCGATTTTTGCGCGTGTTTAATGTGATAAAAAAACAAAACAAAAAACACAAAAAAGATATTTTTAGCCTTGAGTTTTTTGCTTCAATGCTTTTTGGACTTTGCGCGGTAGTGTGTATAATTGCCGTGATTATCATCTGCGTATTTTTGTTTGGCAATGCTATTCCTACAATCTTTAGCATAGGGGTTAGCGAATTTTTATTTGGCGAAGTGTGGCAACCGCTAAATGAAGTTTTTGGGATTTTTCCTATGATTGTGGGAAGCCTTTATGTAACGGCTTTGGCGATTTTGTTTGGTGTGCCTTTTGGGATTTTGTGCGCGATTTATTTGGCTTACTTTTCGCGCCAAAATAAAATCATCACGCCTTTGGTAGAGCTAATGGCTGGGATTCCTAGCATTGTGTATGGATTTTTTGGGTTGATTGTGATTGTGCCGTTTTTTGCCCAAGTCTTTGACACAAATGGCAAGGGGCTAATAAGCGCGTCTATCCTTTTGGCAATGATGATTTTGCCGACAATCATTTTGGTATCAAAGACAAGCATAGAAGCCGTTAGCAAAAGCTACTATGAGGGCGCAATCGCGCTTGGTGCGAGTAAAGAGAGAGCGGTGTTTTTTGTCGTGCTAAAGGACGCAAAAAGTGGGATTTTGGCAAGTGTGATTTTGGGCGTGGGACGAGCTATCGGCGAGGCGATGGCAGTGATTGTCATCGCTGGAAATCAGCCTATAATCCCTACAAGCATAAGCGATGGACTTCGCACACTTACGACAAATATCGTGCTAGAGTTGGGCTATGCAAGTGGGATTCACAGAGACGCGCTAATCGCTTCAAGTGCGGTGCTATTTGTTTTTATACTGCTTATCAATATGTGCTTTTTGGCACTAAAGAAAAAATCATAAAAGTTTTGGTGTAAATGCGCTAAAAAGGGGCTAAAAATGGGATTCAAAGAAAAAATCGACAAACAAATGATAGCCACCATAAAATCGCAGGATTTCTTGTCGCTATTTTTACGCGCTATTATTTATATCGGTGTGTTTTTCACACTTGCTACTATCGCGCTAATCGTGGGCTATATTTTAATCAAAGGCATTCCGCATTTAAGCCTAAAGATTTTTGAGTTTGAATACTCTACTTTAAATGCTTCGATGACACCTGCAATCATTAACACGCTTTTTATGATTTTGCTTTCTTTGGTTTTTGCACTGCCTTTTGGAATCTTTGGTGCGATTTTTTTGCAAGAATACGCTAAAAACACTAGCTTAGTAGTCGCGCTTATAAATCTGGCTTCGCAAGTGTTAGTGGGGATTCCTAGCATTGTGTATGGGCTTTTTGGATTTTTGGCTTTTGTGATTTATTTTAAAATGGGTGTGAGTATGTTATCTGGTGCGCTAACTCTAGCGGTGATGATTTTGCCATTGATTTTGACTGCCACGCAGGAGTCGCTAAAGTCTGTGCCACAGGCTTACAAAGAGGGCAGCTTCGCGCTTGGGGCGGGGAAGCTACGCACGATTTTTGTGGTGGTTTTGCCTTGTGCGATGAGTGGGATACTAAGTGGCGTGATTTTAAGCATAGGGCGTATAATAGGGGAGAGCGCGGCATTGCTTTATACTTCTGGGAGCGTGGCAAAGGTAGCTGGGGCAAATGACTCTGGGCGGACACTAAGCGTGCATCTCTACGCGCTTTTGAGTGAGG
This genomic stretch from Helicobacter macacae MIT 99-5501 harbors:
- a CDS encoding C39 family peptidase; the encoded protein is MIRKIFACWFVPCFVAFAEVGQSSQSSAPQISSEPQVESSTQKSSQAESNKVDSSQADSSKAKSSEVESSNTKSSKASKQKSSKSKNTSKQKFSVHIFSSPLFSPPFAPITKDRQITSWSEMRDKNLTKQEYDYSCGAASLSSILEHYYGLENASEKEILDTVLLKKGIDINQKEEIQFDDEMKQKAHLSFYDMVGYAEDRGFRAFGLAVDLPALYELKAPVIIYVKVRNIEHFSVLKGIDSKFVYLADPSFGNIKVSVAKFVEMFYPKKTRQETREEKQQAKLAKKPKKSYNDEAESMMMQNHSQNRLMRGKIMAIVPNMQSPQNQAPQNENPQNQNHQNQNSQDLTTQENIAQNNDFTQEKSTQNDFGQKNFAQENLTQEKKDKDSLDKSAQADSTQAIPQAIPQAKSNTKPKINAEFMKLEKHSGFVYEGIKDMLFLRQ
- a CDS encoding substrate-binding domain-containing protein; translation: MLKKVPQTIKIAQIIGLISLVLASLALSGGLLKASQTGKINVISREDGSGTRGAFVEIFGLLESQNGKKVDTTSLKAEITNSTAVMLTSIANDKNAIGYVSLGSLKSIVKGVKIDGVAPSVENIKSKKYGISRPFNVVMKAKFMSESISKATLVRDFLDFSRANVAVITKAGYIPLELGKDAKKAGSNNLSGKIIIAGSSSITPLMEKLKESYTAQNPSVNIEILQSDSTTGINSVVQGIADIGMVSRELKDKELSSGVKAEVLAIDGLAVIVNPQNTISDLKKEQVKDIFSGKILKWEELAK
- the pstC gene encoding phosphate ABC transporter permease subunit PstC, giving the protein MQIFAQKILQLLDMKKKILPDFFAQNIFPQNQFLRDFITRENDKKTSQKNPKSPKKPKKPKNHIVRFFALRFLRVFNVIKKQNKKHKKDIFSLEFFASMLFGLCAVVCIIAVIIICVFLFGNAIPTIFSIGVSEFLFGEVWQPLNEVFGIFPMIVGSLYVTALAILFGVPFGILCAIYLAYFSRQNKIITPLVELMAGIPSIVYGFFGLIVIVPFFAQVFDTNGKGLISASILLAMMILPTIILVSKTSIEAVSKSYYEGAIALGASKERAVFFVVLKDAKSGILASVILGVGRAIGEAMAVIVIAGNQPIIPTSISDGLRTLTTNIVLELGYASGIHRDALIASSAVLFVFILLINMCFLALKKKS
- the pstA gene encoding phosphate ABC transporter permease PstA, whose amino-acid sequence is MGFKEKIDKQMIATIKSQDFLSLFLRAIIYIGVFFTLATIALIVGYILIKGIPHLSLKIFEFEYSTLNASMTPAIINTLFMILLSLVFALPFGIFGAIFLQEYAKNTSLVVALINLASQVLVGIPSIVYGLFGFLAFVIYFKMGVSMLSGALTLAVMILPLILTATQESLKSVPQAYKEGSFALGAGKLRTIFVVVLPCAMSGILSGVILSIGRIIGESAALLYTSGSVAKVAGANDSGRTLSVHLYALLSEGQFIEQAYATAVVLLFIVVGINLLSNVAIKRFGAK